Proteins encoded together in one Carya illinoinensis cultivar Pawnee chromosome 3, C.illinoinensisPawnee_v1, whole genome shotgun sequence window:
- the LOC122305348 gene encoding serine/threonine-protein kinase 19 isoform X1, which produces MDEIPEPSSRGRKRLRDQEDTELQCSDLDQTLSLEENLPFSDTLVALRMMRGQFPHIEKVAIQPFVLRSQLYSSVKDRTQVDRELEVWFLALILKNFVESRMGYQYLAIISVIYYHFPFYRWCLRREKVVRIFKLNTGQDDHAVMFLDDYLNQIECVVKRLGEKKQGDLEVFKWFRTHVVDAKLESSIEHQELHTLLSLGGKVKDGHISLLINAGLFTRQLIDPNMYWFAIPNIGSVLKGLSQGRKEVLSFLNRRRYKEMMLTSMEKKRLRLSPLDMRFHLRDLIGSGHLKTNQTSTGLVVQVSKD; this is translated from the exons ATGGATGAGATTCCAGAACCTTCATCCAGAGGCAGAAAACGCCTCCGGGACCAAGAAGATACCGAGCTCCAATGCAGCGATCTTGATCAGACTCTATCCCTag AGGAAAATCTTCCATTTAGCGATACACTGGTGGCGCTGCGCATGATGCGAGGTCAGTTCCCGCACATTGAGAAG GTCGCAATTCAGCCCTTTGTTTTAAGGTCACAATTGTACAGCAGCGTAAAGGACAGGACGCAAGTGGATAGAGAATTGGAGGTCTGGTTTTTGGCCttaattttgaagaattttgtTGAGTCCAGAATGGGGTACCAATATCTGGCGATTATTTCagttatttattatcatttccCTTTCTATAGATGG TGTTTAAGAAGAGAGAAAGTAGTGcgcattttcaaattaaatactGGACAGGATGATCATGCTGTAATGTTTCTGGATGACTATCTAAACCAG ATAGAATGTGTTGTGAAAAGACTGGGAGAAAAGAAGCAGGGTGATCTTGAAGTTTTTAAATGGTTTAGAACACATGTTGTGGATGCTAAGCTGGAATCTAGTATAGAACATCAAGAGCTT CATACGCTCTTATCACTTGGGGGAAAGGTTAAGGATGGACACATCTCCCTTTTAATCAATGCTGGCCTTTTT acTCGTCAGCTTATTGATCCAAACATGTACTGGTTTGCAATTCCAAATATTGGTTCAGTGCTAAAGGGTCTCTCTCAG GGAAGAAAGGAAGTGCTTTCTTTTCTAAACCGCAGGAGATACAAAGAGATGATGTTAACTTCTATGGAGAAGAAGCGTCTCCGGTTGTCTCCACTTGATATGAGATTTCATCTTCGTGATCTGATTGGCTCTGGTCACCTCAAAACAAACCAGACATCAACTGGCTTAGTTGTTCAAGTGTCCAAAGATTAA
- the LOC122305348 gene encoding serine/threonine-protein kinase 19 isoform X3: protein MDEIPEPSSRGRKRLRDQEDTELQCSDLDQTLSLEENLPFSDTLVALRMMRGQFPHIEKVAIQPFVLRSQLYSSVKDRTQVDRELEVWFLALILKNFVESRMGYQYLAIISVIYYHFPFYRWCLRREKVVRIFKLNTGQDDHAVMFLDDYLNQHTLLSLGGKVKDGHISLLINAGLFTRQLIDPNMYWFAIPNIGSVLKGLSQGRKEVLSFLNRRRYKEMMLTSMEKKRLRLSPLDMRFHLRDLIGSGHLKTNQTSTGLVVQVSKD from the exons ATGGATGAGATTCCAGAACCTTCATCCAGAGGCAGAAAACGCCTCCGGGACCAAGAAGATACCGAGCTCCAATGCAGCGATCTTGATCAGACTCTATCCCTag AGGAAAATCTTCCATTTAGCGATACACTGGTGGCGCTGCGCATGATGCGAGGTCAGTTCCCGCACATTGAGAAG GTCGCAATTCAGCCCTTTGTTTTAAGGTCACAATTGTACAGCAGCGTAAAGGACAGGACGCAAGTGGATAGAGAATTGGAGGTCTGGTTTTTGGCCttaattttgaagaattttgtTGAGTCCAGAATGGGGTACCAATATCTGGCGATTATTTCagttatttattatcatttccCTTTCTATAGATGG TGTTTAAGAAGAGAGAAAGTAGTGcgcattttcaaattaaatactGGACAGGATGATCATGCTGTAATGTTTCTGGATGACTATCTAAACCAG CATACGCTCTTATCACTTGGGGGAAAGGTTAAGGATGGACACATCTCCCTTTTAATCAATGCTGGCCTTTTT acTCGTCAGCTTATTGATCCAAACATGTACTGGTTTGCAATTCCAAATATTGGTTCAGTGCTAAAGGGTCTCTCTCAG GGAAGAAAGGAAGTGCTTTCTTTTCTAAACCGCAGGAGATACAAAGAGATGATGTTAACTTCTATGGAGAAGAAGCGTCTCCGGTTGTCTCCACTTGATATGAGATTTCATCTTCGTGATCTGATTGGCTCTGGTCACCTCAAAACAAACCAGACATCAACTGGCTTAGTTGTTCAAGTGTCCAAAGATTAA
- the LOC122305348 gene encoding serine/threonine-protein kinase 19 isoform X4 gives MDEIPEPSSRGRKRLRDQEDTELQCSDLDQTLSLEENLPFSDTLVALRMMRGQFPHIEKVAIQPFVLRSQLYSSVKDRTQVDRELECLRREKVVRIFKLNTGQDDHAVMFLDDYLNQHTLLSLGGKVKDGHISLLINAGLFTRQLIDPNMYWFAIPNIGSVLKGLSQGRKEVLSFLNRRRYKEMMLTSMEKKRLRLSPLDMRFHLRDLIGSGHLKTNQTSTGLVVQVSKD, from the exons ATGGATGAGATTCCAGAACCTTCATCCAGAGGCAGAAAACGCCTCCGGGACCAAGAAGATACCGAGCTCCAATGCAGCGATCTTGATCAGACTCTATCCCTag AGGAAAATCTTCCATTTAGCGATACACTGGTGGCGCTGCGCATGATGCGAGGTCAGTTCCCGCACATTGAGAAG GTCGCAATTCAGCCCTTTGTTTTAAGGTCACAATTGTACAGCAGCGTAAAGGACAGGACGCAAGTGGATAGAGAATTGGAG TGTTTAAGAAGAGAGAAAGTAGTGcgcattttcaaattaaatactGGACAGGATGATCATGCTGTAATGTTTCTGGATGACTATCTAAACCAG CATACGCTCTTATCACTTGGGGGAAAGGTTAAGGATGGACACATCTCCCTTTTAATCAATGCTGGCCTTTTT acTCGTCAGCTTATTGATCCAAACATGTACTGGTTTGCAATTCCAAATATTGGTTCAGTGCTAAAGGGTCTCTCTCAG GGAAGAAAGGAAGTGCTTTCTTTTCTAAACCGCAGGAGATACAAAGAGATGATGTTAACTTCTATGGAGAAGAAGCGTCTCCGGTTGTCTCCACTTGATATGAGATTTCATCTTCGTGATCTGATTGGCTCTGGTCACCTCAAAACAAACCAGACATCAACTGGCTTAGTTGTTCAAGTGTCCAAAGATTAA
- the LOC122305348 gene encoding serine/threonine-protein kinase 19 isoform X2, which produces MDEIPEPSSRGRKRLRDQEDTELQCSDLDQTLSLEENLPFSDTLVALRMMRGQFPHIEKVAIQPFVLRSQLYSSVKDRTQVDRELECLRREKVVRIFKLNTGQDDHAVMFLDDYLNQIECVVKRLGEKKQGDLEVFKWFRTHVVDAKLESSIEHQELHTLLSLGGKVKDGHISLLINAGLFTRQLIDPNMYWFAIPNIGSVLKGLSQGRKEVLSFLNRRRYKEMMLTSMEKKRLRLSPLDMRFHLRDLIGSGHLKTNQTSTGLVVQVSKD; this is translated from the exons ATGGATGAGATTCCAGAACCTTCATCCAGAGGCAGAAAACGCCTCCGGGACCAAGAAGATACCGAGCTCCAATGCAGCGATCTTGATCAGACTCTATCCCTag AGGAAAATCTTCCATTTAGCGATACACTGGTGGCGCTGCGCATGATGCGAGGTCAGTTCCCGCACATTGAGAAG GTCGCAATTCAGCCCTTTGTTTTAAGGTCACAATTGTACAGCAGCGTAAAGGACAGGACGCAAGTGGATAGAGAATTGGAG TGTTTAAGAAGAGAGAAAGTAGTGcgcattttcaaattaaatactGGACAGGATGATCATGCTGTAATGTTTCTGGATGACTATCTAAACCAG ATAGAATGTGTTGTGAAAAGACTGGGAGAAAAGAAGCAGGGTGATCTTGAAGTTTTTAAATGGTTTAGAACACATGTTGTGGATGCTAAGCTGGAATCTAGTATAGAACATCAAGAGCTT CATACGCTCTTATCACTTGGGGGAAAGGTTAAGGATGGACACATCTCCCTTTTAATCAATGCTGGCCTTTTT acTCGTCAGCTTATTGATCCAAACATGTACTGGTTTGCAATTCCAAATATTGGTTCAGTGCTAAAGGGTCTCTCTCAG GGAAGAAAGGAAGTGCTTTCTTTTCTAAACCGCAGGAGATACAAAGAGATGATGTTAACTTCTATGGAGAAGAAGCGTCTCCGGTTGTCTCCACTTGATATGAGATTTCATCTTCGTGATCTGATTGGCTCTGGTCACCTCAAAACAAACCAGACATCAACTGGCTTAGTTGTTCAAGTGTCCAAAGATTAA
- the LOC122303466 gene encoding uncharacterized protein LOC122303466 → MFDDGPVIDAIVWHDGEVWTAALDTHSLEDDLDSGKLYNFIPLTNHRLLGFSIRSSSSVVDFLFFISSVEVDITGGSLSSQALLKQEASIASPKSTTLKADTLFLFPLM, encoded by the exons ATGTTTGACGACGGGCCTGTCATTGATGCCATTGTGTGGCACGATGGAGAAGTATGGACGGCTGCTCTTGACACACACAGTCTTGAAGATGATCTGGATTCTGGGAAACTTTATAACTTTATCCCCTTGACTAATCATAG GCTACTGGGTTTCAGTATAAGAAGCTCTAGCAGTGTGgtggattttttgttttttataagtagcGTTGAGGTTGATATTACTGGTGGATCGTTAAGTTCTCAGGCTCTGCTGAAGCAGGAGGCATCCATTGCATCGCCAAAAAGCACTACACTCAAAGCAGACACGctatttcttttccctcttatgtaa